The following nucleotide sequence is from Cercospora beticola chromosome 2, complete sequence.
TATTGCACTACTTCAAAACCACTGGCCGCTTCGCGTCTGGAATCAATCTGTTCGAGAAGCTACGCATTCGCGATCCCGagatctcttctcttctggcAAAGGTCTATCTGGCCGCAGACGAGGAAGTCAAGGCTGTTCAGCTTCTGCACGAAGCTGTTCAAGAACTGCCCATGGACTATTCGATACTCGACACACAAGCAGAATTCTGCAATCGCAAAGGTCGCGCAGACCTCGCACTGGAACTGGCCAAGCGCGAAGTTGTTTCAGCTCCGAGTGAATTCTGCACATGGGCACGACTGGCGGAAATCTATGTCACTATGGAGAAATGGGATCTGGCGCTTTTAACATTGAACTCATGCCCCATGTTCACTTATCAGGATAAAGACGCGCCGCGACTACCCGAGCCAGCTCGTATATCATTGCCACTCTCACCCGACACTATATGCGACGAGATCGATGATGCAGGCGCGACACCCGATTCCGATGTAGTGCACCCAACGCTTAGGAGGCTGTCGGCGGGCAACTACAAAGGCACTTTCCTCAAAGCTTATATGCTCCTCACAGAGATCACAAAGAGAATTGGCTGGGACCAATTACTTAAAATTCGCAGCCAGGTGTTTGTGATGGAAGAAGAGTACAGGCAAGAACGATCAGTACCCAGCGCTAGCCGCAGTGCTAGCACAACGGCACTTCGAGGCACAGATACGCCGCAACCGAATGGGCATTCTCAACAGGATGACGCCCGCTCCGATGCCGATACCGATGACATGATCAATGGCAACGATGAGCCTCAAGCAGCTTCCTCCCATCTTGACCCAGACGTCTCCAAACCTTCGACTTCGATCACCGTCCGCTCCGGTGCAGAGACCCCGCAAGCGCAGCCGCCGAACACGGATCCGGCGCACCAGCAATATACACAATTCCAGCACAAGCGCCTGTGTGAGCGGTGGCTAGACAATCTGTTCATGGTGCTATACGAAGACCTGCGCATCTACACCATCTGGCGGACCGAGGCATCGCAATACAAGCAAAAACAGCTGCCCTACAATACAAAGAGCGCCGAAGAATGGGAGATCTTAGGTGATCTTGCGGAACGTCTACACCATCCTGAAGAGGCGATCGAGGCTTGGCAAGCATGCCTCAGTATGCGCTTCAGTCCTAAAGCCATGCGTGGTGTACTAAAACTGTACGAACAGCAAGGAGATGGCAGGGGAATGCTGGGCGCTCTTCTGCGGCTGATCGCCTGGCAGTACAGGTGGTATTCAGAGGTGAGTCGGGTCATCTTGTGTATAAGAAAGTGCTTTGCTGACCTTTACCAGTTCTCACCTGACCTGCTTTACACGATTCGCAAACTGATCGAAGATGAGGGAGCGGTCAAGGTACGGAGTATTGTGCAAGCCACAAGCCTGCCACAACCCATTCTGGATTTGACACACACCTACGCCGCTCTCTGCGCGGCCTTCAGGAGTACTGGCAGTGAAGGATAGCATCATCGCCCAGAACTTCCTCGTGTAACCAAAAGTTCCAGCCAGCAACGCCCCGTGGTGATGGATCTGGTAGATTGCGCCGCGCGCTCTGCCGGGCAGGCCAGATGGCCAGTGACCGCCGTAAGCACTGGAGAGACACGCGTGCATTTCTCGGTCTGAGTCGAGATCATGCTGCATGCAGATATGCACGTCCGCGGTCACGATTGAAGCATTGGAGGCGGAGCCAGTAGGCATGAGATACCGGACAACGAAAAGCATCAGATACCAGTATATCACGATAT
It contains:
- a CDS encoding uncharacterized protein (BUSCO:EOG0926142Y); its protein translation is MVATAVPELFEDESHSVVDVRTESLQALRELGPPDLVHLTKAPANSKSVSKQVGVYHHVTGIDASSSASLAAYINTLTYAPSNTTNKVISGTYCCYNAFSRVDMRVQVQIPGTVESYCVDERGNKLEATEEHWLETYLCSVLRAYSYADTGSGDVIKRIIGVRRFNPVQNTEQEQRFLDAAEKLFFSGWQLGSDPEIQVPNLVSNHLTSGLLHYFKTTGRFASGINLFEKLRIRDPEISSLLAKVYLAADEEVKAVQLLHEAVQELPMDYSILDTQAEFCNRKGRADLALELAKREVVSAPSEFCTWARLAEIYVTMEKWDLALLTLNSCPMFTYQDKDAPRLPEPARISLPLSPDTICDEIDDAGATPDSDVVHPTLRRLSAGNYKGTFLKAYMLLTEITKRIGWDQLLKIRSQVFVMEEEYRQERSVPSASRSASTTALRGTDTPQPNGHSQQDDARSDADTDDMINGNDEPQAASSHLDPDVSKPSTSITVRSGAETPQAQPPNTDPAHQQYTQFQHKRLCERWLDNLFMVLYEDLRIYTIWRTEASQYKQKQLPYNTKSAEEWEILGDLAERLHHPEEAIEAWQACLSMRFSPKAMRGVLKLYEQQGDGRGMLGALLRLIAWQYRWYSEFSPDLLYTIRKLIEDEGAVKVRSIVQATSLPQPILDLTHTYAALCAAFRSTGSEG